A window of the Lolium perenne isolate Kyuss_39 chromosome 7, Kyuss_2.0, whole genome shotgun sequence genome harbors these coding sequences:
- the LOC127300841 gene encoding pre-mRNA cleavage factor Im 25 kDa subunit 1, with amino-acid sequence MGLEMLSAEAGPEAAGERSREQQAVEIYPLSRYYFGAKDARSLSDGAETAVDRALRLKSNFEAHGLRTCVHGVLLVELSGHPHLLLLQVRNSSFLLPGGRLRPAEQDVQGLRRKLAGKLSGADPNEDRNREIGECIGMWWKSDFEAGPLPYLPPNARSPKECIKLFLVRLPRSRQFIVPRNLKLLAVPLSQVHANAQVYGPIISGVPNLLSKFSVNFVRG; translated from the exons ATGGGGCTGGAGATGCTGTCGGCGGAAGCTGGGCCTGAGGCGGCGGGGGAGAGATCACGGGAGCAGCAGGCGGTGGAGATATACCCGCTGAGCCGCTACTACTTCGGAGCCAAGGACGCCCGGTCACTGTCAGACGGCGCCGAGACCGCCGTCGACCGCGCCCTCCGCCTCAAGTCCAA CTTCGAGGCTCACGGGCTCCGGACCTGTGTCCATGGCGTCTTGCTGGTAGAGCTATCCGGTCACCCGCACCTTCTGCTCCTCCAGGTCAGGAACTCCTCCTTCCTGCTCCCCGGAGGCCGCCTCAGGCCTGCCGAGCAAG ATGTCCAAGGGCTCAGACGCAAGCTTGCGGGCAAGCTATCGGGCGCCGATCCAAACGAGGACCGCAACCGGGAG ATCGGGGAGTGCATCGGAATGTGGTGGAAATCCGACTTCGAGGCCGGGCCGTTACCATATCTGCCTCCAAACGCCCGCTCACCAAAG GAATGCATAAAGCTGTTCTTGGTTAGGCTGCCGAGGTCTCGCCAGTTCATCGTGCCAAGGAACCTCAAGCTCCTAGCCGTGCCTCTGTCCCAGGTTCATGCCAATGCTCAG GTGTATGGCCCGATCATATCTGGGGTTCCGAATCTGCTGTCCAAGTTCTCCGTCAACTTTGTACGGGGCTGA